The Flavobacterium praedii genome window below encodes:
- the lipA gene encoding lipoyl synthase → METVLDNTLPVGKPKWLKVKLPIGQKYTELRGLVDKYSLNTICTSGSCPNMGECWGEGTATFMILGNVCTRSCGFCGVKTGRPETVDWDEPEKVARSIKIMNIKHAVITSVDRDDLKDGGSIIWIETVKAIRRMNPNTTLETLIPDFQGIERNIDRIIEANPEVVSHNVETVRRLTREVRIQAKYDRSLEVLRYLKEKGINRTKSGIMLGLGEQEEEVFQTMRDLRNANVDIVTIGQYLQPSKKHLPVKEFITPEQFAKYEKYGLELGFRHVESGPLVRSSYKAQKHIL, encoded by the coding sequence ATGGAAACTGTTTTAGATAATACTTTACCAGTAGGAAAGCCAAAATGGCTCAAGGTAAAACTCCCAATTGGTCAGAAATACACCGAACTTCGTGGTTTGGTAGACAAATATAGCCTGAATACTATTTGCACCTCTGGAAGTTGCCCAAATATGGGGGAATGTTGGGGAGAAGGAACTGCAACTTTTATGATTTTAGGAAACGTATGTACACGTTCATGCGGATTTTGTGGTGTAAAAACTGGAAGGCCAGAAACTGTAGACTGGGATGAACCAGAAAAAGTAGCCCGTTCTATAAAAATCATGAATATCAAACACGCCGTAATCACTAGTGTTGATAGAGATGACTTGAAAGATGGCGGTTCTATTATATGGATTGAAACTGTAAAAGCCATTCGCAGAATGAACCCAAACACAACCTTAGAAACTTTAATTCCTGATTTTCAAGGCATAGAAAGAAATATCGATCGTATTATTGAAGCCAATCCCGAAGTAGTCTCGCATAATGTAGAAACAGTACGTAGACTAACTCGCGAAGTACGAATTCAAGCCAAATACGATAGAAGCTTAGAGGTTTTGAGATACCTAAAAGAAAAAGGAATCAATAGAACTAAGTCAGGAATTATGTTGGGATTAGGAGAACAAGAAGAGGAAGTTTTTCAAACGATGCGTGACTTACGAAATGCAAATGTAGACATTGTAACTATTGGTCAATATTTACAACCCAGCAAAAAACACCTTCCAGTCAAAGAGTTTATAACTCCAGAACAATTTGCAAAATATGAAAAATACGGATTGGAACTAGGCTTCCGTCATGTAGAAAGCGGACCATTAGTACGCTCCTCCTACAAAGCGCAAAAACATATATTATAG
- a CDS encoding M48 family metalloprotease yields the protein MNTKSIQLSALAIVFGFFTAQAQINFGERALGAVQKGMTGFTFSDADAAALSKPAVDKMDAENKVAIPTDPYAIRLASVFGKYTKGEFYTLNYKVYLTKDINAFATADGSVRVFSGLMDVMDDNELIAVIGHEIGHVNNHDSRDAMKALYQKEALIDAAASQSTKVAAVTDSQLAKIGSAMIDSKYSRKQESEADLFAYDFMKKNGYDVNAEESAFRILAKMSQGAQSSFIDQMMSSHPESSLRADEAKARAEKDGLYKPYVQKMPVVKKTTTTKKTATKKKK from the coding sequence ATGAATACAAAATCGATACAATTAAGTGCTTTGGCAATTGTGTTTGGGTTTTTTACTGCTCAAGCGCAAATTAATTTTGGGGAAAGAGCATTGGGCGCTGTTCAAAAGGGAATGACAGGATTTACTTTTAGTGATGCCGATGCTGCGGCTTTATCTAAACCTGCGGTAGATAAAATGGATGCAGAGAATAAAGTGGCTATACCAACAGATCCTTATGCGATTCGTTTAGCTAGCGTTTTTGGAAAATACACCAAAGGAGAATTTTACACCTTAAATTACAAAGTGTATCTAACAAAAGATATAAATGCTTTTGCAACTGCAGACGGAAGTGTGCGTGTTTTTTCAGGTTTGATGGATGTTATGGATGATAACGAATTAATTGCAGTAATTGGTCATGAAATTGGCCATGTAAATAATCACGACTCTAGAGATGCTATGAAAGCTTTGTATCAAAAAGAAGCTTTGATTGATGCTGCTGCTTCGCAGTCTACTAAAGTGGCTGCAGTAACGGATAGTCAATTGGCTAAAATTGGTAGTGCGATGATTGATAGTAAATACAGTCGTAAACAAGAATCAGAAGCCGATTTGTTTGCTTATGATTTTATGAAAAAAAATGGTTATGATGTGAATGCAGAAGAATCTGCGTTTCGAATATTGGCCAAAATGAGCCAAGGCGCGCAAAGTTCTTTCATAGATCAAATGATGAGCTCTCATCCTGAATCAAGTTTGCGAGCGGATGAAGCCAAAGCAAGAGCAGAAAAAGATGGTTTGTATAAGCCTTATGTACAAAAAATGCCAGTAGTTAAGAAAACAACGACTACTAAAAAGACTGCTACTAAAAAGAAAAAATAA
- a CDS encoding energy transducer TonB codes for MSKLNLYETSWIDLVFENRNKEYGAYHLRQENTKTSFFALFIGVLLLTAAISIPAVYNYLNPEHRIPSLVPDLPPVVVVDIDPYVLPETKAEEAPLPKTKNPVIANINTNTQLINPEIVQAALASPEKIASNTELKSTPDSNTGGTGTGTTPSTGTIVTSNPGITDTTILSSNVVDKMPEFPGGIKKFYTYVGNNFEKPELDSENAIRVSVSFVIEKDGSMTDIKVLKDPGYGLGAEAIRVLKSLKTKWSPGMYEGKAVRTSYNLPITIQPN; via the coding sequence ATGTCTAAATTAAACCTCTACGAAACCAGTTGGATTGATCTTGTATTCGAAAACAGAAACAAAGAATACGGTGCTTATCATTTACGTCAGGAAAATACCAAAACGTCCTTTTTCGCACTCTTCATAGGGGTATTACTTTTGACAGCAGCCATTAGTATTCCAGCGGTTTACAATTATCTAAATCCAGAACATAGAATTCCGTCATTGGTCCCTGATCTACCGCCAGTAGTTGTTGTTGATATTGACCCTTATGTACTACCTGAAACAAAAGCTGAAGAAGCACCTTTGCCTAAAACTAAAAACCCAGTTATAGCAAACATTAATACCAATACACAACTCATAAATCCAGAAATCGTTCAAGCGGCATTAGCCAGTCCTGAAAAAATTGCTTCTAATACTGAACTAAAAAGCACTCCGGATAGCAATACAGGCGGAACTGGAACAGGCACAACTCCGTCAACCGGAACAATAGTAACCAGTAACCCTGGCATTACCGACACTACCATTCTATCAAGCAACGTAGTAGATAAAATGCCAGAATTCCCAGGCGGAATCAAAAAGTTCTACACCTATGTTGGCAATAATTTTGAAAAACCAGAATTAGATAGCGAAAATGCTATTCGCGTAAGTGTCTCATTTGTAATTGAAAAAGACGGAAGTATGACAGACATAAAAGTACTAAAAGACCCTGGCTATGGACTCGGAGCTGAAGCCATTCGTGTTTTGAAATCCTTAAAAACCAAATGGTCTCCTGGTATGTATGAAGGAAAAGCAGTTAGAACTTCTTATAATTTACCGATTACAATTCAACCCAATTAA
- a CDS encoding RNA polymerase sigma factor — translation MEISKQIEKAKKGNQVAFTFLLDYYWNEVYGFMLKRTENETTAEDITIETFSKAFDKIATYNPEFQFNTWLISIAKNVHIDLIRKKKSSLFIEITDEEDQTAYNIADTTPSAEDVLITEQNLSQLLQFIKELKPHYQEVIQLRYFQEMSYQEISNKIDEPLSNVKIKLLRAKKLLSEIIQNRR, via the coding sequence TTGGAAATAAGCAAACAAATAGAAAAAGCAAAAAAAGGAAATCAAGTTGCCTTTACTTTTCTATTAGATTACTACTGGAATGAGGTTTACGGTTTTATGCTAAAACGTACCGAAAACGAAACCACTGCAGAAGACATTACCATTGAAACATTCTCCAAGGCATTTGACAAAATAGCCACATACAATCCCGAATTTCAATTCAACACTTGGCTGATTTCTATTGCCAAGAATGTACATATCGATTTAATTCGCAAAAAAAAATCGAGTCTTTTTATCGAAATAACAGACGAAGAAGACCAAACTGCCTATAATATTGCCGACACTACTCCTTCGGCAGAAGACGTTTTAATTACCGAACAAAATCTTTCCCAGTTATTACAATTCATAAAAGAATTGAAACCTCATTATCAGGAAGTAATTCAATTGCGTTATTTTCAGGAAATGAGTTACCAAGAAATCTCCAATAAAATTGACGAACCGCTGAGCAATGTAAAGATTAAACTCCTTCGTGCCAAAAAATTACTTTCGGAGATTATCCAAAACAGACGATAA